A single genomic interval of Macadamia integrifolia cultivar HAES 741 chromosome 6, SCU_Mint_v3, whole genome shotgun sequence harbors:
- the LOC122081460 gene encoding AT-hook motif nuclear-localized protein 17-like, which translates to MKSEYEEGKGGGGGGGNNSMFAKLHHQQHHKFHQLQQVITQECHHPPQHTSEEDESRSSGGGGGDSATMAIINNPSEATTTKGDGATIEVVRRPRGRPPGSKNKAKPPVIITRDTIDSTAMRPYVLEVPGGIDVLDALAHFIRRRNIGLCVLSGSGTVANVTLRQPSATPGATVTFHGRFDILSISATLLPPSSSSIPSSANSFTISLAGPSGQIVGGSVVGSLLAAGTVYIVAAAFTDPSYYRLPSEDELQSSISGNVGHSPSGSGGCGGEGSHDHPGPPPGPAESCGISIYGSHLSSDVIWAPTARQQQQPPPHF; encoded by the coding sequence ATGAAAAGCGAATATGAAGAAGGgaagggtggtggtggtggaggaggaaaCAATAGCATGTTCGCAAAGCTTCATCACCAACAACACCACAAGTTTCATCAACTACAACAAGTGATCACCCAAGAATGCCACcacccaccacagcatacctcAGAAGAAGACGAGAGCCGAAGCAGCGGCGGCGGTGGCGGTGACAGCGCCACCATGGCCATCATTAACAACCCTTCTGAAGCAACCACAACCAAAGGAGACGGAGCCACCATCGAAGTGGTGAGGCGTCCAAGAGGCCGCCCACCTGGCTCTAAGAATAAGGCCAAGCCACCGGTCATCATCACCCGTGACACCATAGACTCCACCGCCATGCGCCCTTATGTCCTCGAAGTTCCCGGAGGAATCGACGTTCTCGACGCCCTTGCCCACTTCATCCGTCGCCGTAATATAGGGCTTTGCGTCCTCAGCGGTTCCGGCACCGTCGCCAACGTCACACTCCGCCAGCCTTCCGCTACTCCTGGCGCCACCGTAACCTTCCACGGCCGCTTCGATATTCTATCTATCTCCGCTACTTTGCTTCCACCGTCTTCATCTTCAATCCCTTCTTCCGCTAATTCATTCACCATTTCTCTCGCTGGTCCATCGGGTCAGATCGTTGGAGGGTCCGTTGTTGGTTCTCTGCTCGCTGCCGGCACTGTTTATATCGTTGCGGCCGCATTCACTGATCCATCTTATTACCGGTTACCTTCTGAAGATGAGCTACAGAGTTCCATATCGGGTAACGTTGGTCACTCTCCGTCGGGCTCCGGAGGCTGTGGTGGCGAGGGAAGCCATGACCACCCTGGTCCGCCACCTGGTCCGGCGGAGTCGTGTGGGATATCAATCTACGGCAGCCATCTCTCTTCGGATGTGATTTGGGCCCCCACCGccagacaacaacaacaaccaccaccacaCTTTTGA